The genome window TGGACATCGAGAACTTCTGGTTcatgcatttcactcacagatcTCATGACTACACTCAAAAAACAGTGCTTGGTTCTGTGGCCACAAAGATGAGCAAGACCAATTGACTGAGCTCGCCAAAAGTCTCCAGCCCGGTGGCAGAGACTGTCCAGAAACTGGAAAGAGTCAGTCAGGGCTGCATGGGCTGTGGTAGGGAAAGGCACATGGTGGACTATGGGAGTCCAGGAGGACCAATCAAGGCACAGCCAGGCCTTGGTTGGTAACAAGGCACTCTCTGGAGCAGGAAGGCTGTACTGAGAGCCGAGGGGAGGGGGATGTGGTTCAGTAAGGCAAGAAGCCAAGAGCATTCACGGGATTTATTCACAAGGTGGGAGGGTGACCTTGCAAAAGCAGATTCAGGGGTAGATGGGAAGAAGTGATAGTAGTTAGGTATTAAATGTGGATAATTATTTCAAGAATCTAGGCTTTGAGAAGGAAAACCATTATACAAGAAATATTCTAAGTGTGAAATTAAGGTAagttctctccttttctttccttctttctcttgttctttcattttgcttttcagaTGGGACAGttttgaatcttttaaaattcGAATGGGAAGGTTTCACTAGAGAGGGAAGAGATTGAAGATGTGGTATAAAGATAAAGGTAAATGATGAAATAGTTCCTGAGGAGATGGAGAGATCCAGAGCTCCCCATCAGGCACTTCTGAGACCCACCCACACACCTCACCCCTCCATCCACCTCATctcttcatccatccacccatccatctactcacCCATCTacctcacccatccacccatctcacccatccatccatccacccattcatctacccacccactccatccatccatccatccatccatccatccatccatccatacacccACCGACTCATCATTttatctacccatccatctattcacccacCTCACTCATCCATCTGCTCACCTCACccaaccatccacccatccatctacccacccaccaacctcacccatccatccatctcatccattcatccatccatccatccacccactcacctacCCACTTCAGCCATTGACCAActtcattatccattcatccatcactcatccatgcatccacccatgtatctatccatccacctgcctcacccatccatccacctcaCCCATCCAtcaacccacccacccacctcatccatccatccatccatccatccatccactcatccatctacccacccaccccatccatccatccatcaatccatctgtcccccatccatccatccatccatccatccatccatccatccatccgtccatccgcccacccatctatccactcatctaCCTACCCACACATTCACCTCACCCGTCCATCTGTccttccacccatccactcatcctttcatctacccatccatctacccacccacctacctcacccatccatctactcacctcacccatccatccatccatccatctacccacttACCCACCCACTTCACCCATCGACCCAcatcatcatccatccacccatccatccatctattgcccatccatgcatccacccatctatctatgcatctatctatctatctatctatctatctatctatctatctatctattcacccacccatccattcacccactcatccatccaaccatccatctacccacccacacacctcacctatccacccacctcatccatccactcatccatctattcatccctccatccatccatgcatccacccacccatttgcaccatccatccatccattcatccatccatccatccatccatccatccatccatccatccaatccacacactcatccatccatctacccactcacctcaaccatccattcatccattcacccatccatctactcacCCATGTACCcacatcatccatccatccatccatccatccatccatccatccatctatccatccatccatctctcatTACTAGACACACACCATGTGCTACACACAGGGTGTGGGGAAACAGTGAAACAAAGATTAAGTTCCTGGCCTCAGTGAGCTGACATCTACTTGGTAAGACAGATATACTTAGGTGATAAAAAGTGctgctaagaaaaagaaagaaagcagggctAGGGGATGAAGAGGGAGGATTGTTAAGATGGTCAAGACAGGGCTCTGTAAGGAAGTGGCATTGGAGCAGAGACTGGATGAAGTGAGAGAATGAGGCCCAGGAGAGTCTGGGGAAAGGGCTTCTGGACAGAGGCAGCAGCAAGCGCATAGGCATGGAGGAGGCACATGAGCCAGCTGCTATGGCtccagcagcaagagagaagggaGATGATAGGAGATGTGGGTGGAGAGAGGGAAATGGCCCACTGGGTCCACTTCAGAACCCTCTGGGGGGTTTTGAGCAAGGGAGGGGCCTGacaacatttgcattttaaacataCTGGATACTGTAGAGAAAAGTCAGTAGGGGATGACAGTGGAAGCCAGAAAGCTAACAATCTAGGCTAGGTAACATATGACAGTGGCTTAACTTAGAGTGGCGGTGAACAGATGTGAGGAGAAGAGGCTATATTCAAGGACATAATTTGGAGGTGTAGCTAATAGTGTTAAAAGAGATAAATTAAAGATGGCCCCTAGGTTTTACTGAACAACTGGGCATATGTGCTTGCCACTTAATGAGACAGGGAAGACTGAGGGAGGGGTGAGTTTTGGGGAAAAGTCAAAAATTTGTTGCGGAGATCTAAGTGGACATGTTAAGTAGGCAGCAGGAGATACATGCTAGGGCTGGGaagagtgagactgtttctatATCACATCACACCACCTGACTCAATCTTTCAGGGATGCCTTGTCACCTTCAAGACTAAACCTGAGCTCCAAGCTCCACAAACTGTGCTTCTGCAGCCTCATCGCCAGCCACAGAgcacaccaaaacctcatccaGTGCAGATGCATCTGCATCTCCTGTTCCATCTCTTGCtccatctctctttctgtctctcttttgtGCATACATGATCCATTGCTCAGATTATTTTTTCCCATCTGACCTGGCTATTTTGTCCTTTGAAAACCAGTTATTCTGATAAGTTCCCTGCCCTGCCAGCCATTTACCAGTCCTCCCATACATCTGTTTAGATGACCTCTTCTCAAGTTCCACAACACTCTACACATATCTCTATGACTCTGGCACCAGGGTACCCAGGGTATTCCACTAATAAGTGGGTAAACTTGGACAAGGTGCCTAAACTCTccaagccttggtttcctcatctggaaaatgaggctAATATGACCACCTACTTCACATGGTTGTTATGGGGATTAAATGAGGCAATGTGAGGCTTAGTGTTTACAACGTTGCCTGGCATAGATGAAGCACATACACGTAATTAAGTATCATTATAATAATACATATCATACTCTTGTGTAATTATTTTCACCGGAAAATATGAGCCCTTGAGTAAAATCACTGAGCCTTTCATCTGTGCTCCTGGCAAACATTAAACCTCATTAATTGTTTCTGAcatgaatgagttaatgaatgaaaCATAGCACCAGGCCACAACAGTACCATGAAATGAATCAGCAGGTTATTCAGTGCGCTTTCTGTATTTAAAAGACATTCTCTCTGGGTGGACAGGATTTGTCTGATCCGCTACCCATTAAATCAAGAAGTCCTGGGTTGTTCTACATTGTACTTTGGTTATCATTCAGGGAAAGTTATATCAGTACCTTTGGATCAGGAAGACATGGCCCAAAGGCCTCCAGTAGAAGAGTCTCTTCTCTCACAGCCAGTTCATAGTCTGCAAAAGACAGTTTCCCATCATGGTCATGATCCTAGGGGAATGAGAAACATGTTAGGCAACAACTAAAATGATTACTGCAAATACATGCTCTTTTCATAGTcaagagttaatttttaaaaatgtgttaggctggggacggtggctcaggcctgtaatcatagcactttgggaggctaaggcggggtGATTccttgaggctagaagtttgagaccatcctgggcaacatagtgagacctcatctatattagaaaaaaaaatagctgggcatggtggtgtgcgcctgtagtctcagatacttgggaggctgaggcaggagaattgcttgagcccgagagtttgatgatgcagtgaactgtgatcatgccactgcactccagtctgggcgacagagcgagaccctgtctcaaaaaaaaaaaaaaaaaaaagaaagtgctagAAAAATAAGAGGTTGGGCGGTGAAATTGAAAAgaactattaatattataatgAGGAGCataatttatgtgttttatttaagCAAGCAGGGAActgaaaattattataatttaaattcttatttctaGCCCATATCTGGCCcacaaattttaatgaaaaacttGACATTAtacatatttaccattttcttAAGTGTAATTTCAACCAAATCTTTAATTCCTTCATCAGGGTCTTCCTCAGATGGCTGTTTGAGAAGGCTGTTCTTCAACATGTGAAACATTTCCTCCTTTGAAATGAATCCATCACCATTCAAATCAAATACTtcaaaacaatcttttaaaaaaaataacaaattatgaATTTGATGCTATCAGTAAGGTAATATTTTCTCTGATAAAGTTTTCAGGGTCAAGTTCTATCTTCATGCTGTACCAACCCCACAGGTCTTCGTGCAGCCTGATTCCATTGTAAGTGTCAATGTATACTAGGATATATACAATaatctttagaaaatatttcctgACTCTCAATTATGAAAAAGCATACCAAGGAACAGTAACTTGAATATCTTCACCTTGAAAATCTTGGAAAACTGATTGAAATATGGCTCATAAGCAGAGTTCATCAGAATCAACTGAGAGTTAATTAAGAATAAGAACACTGGAATCAATATTCTCTAGTTTTATGGTTACAATTCAAGTAAAATCTGTCAAATGcttaatacataaatgtatatgtacataattAGCATGTGTAGTAATGCCTATGGAGTCTTCATTGGCATAAATTACTCCTTGGAatcacttgaatttttttttttattaactttctttcatattttattgaCTTGAATTCATTCCATAAAATAGGCCGGTGGGATTCAAACCAACTAGCCAGCCAACCAACAAACTCACTTTACTGTCTGGGTTGAAGGACACTGATTTAAGTGCTTTAGATATGTTATTCATAAAGTACAAACCAATAGGACAATCTGCAatcttacatttcattttttcttccaaagATCCTCGAAGAAACAGTGATAATCCATGAATCCACTCCAATACATTTACACAGCCATCATTATCTTTATCAAAACCTCGGAATACTAAAGGGAAAGAGGTTAAATGGAACACCTGTCCTGCATGATAATTCTCAGTAAAGAATCTACATTGGCATCactcacttttaaaattaagagaacacttcAGTTTGTACAGTCCAATATTCTCTTCTCATTTGATGAAAGAGGAAACTAAGACATCATAATATCATGAAACTGTTTTATTaaacattcaatttttaaaatgtttttgtgggAACAAATACAATTCTCAATGTCTAAGTATATTGATCATTAATTAATAATAAGTATGTTGCTATAAAATAAGTTGATCATATTAATTAGATATGTTAAatatactaatataaataaaatactttatatttttgttactcAAGTCATTACTTGATGCATAGAATTATATCTTGTCACGGAAATATTTTCTGTGATGGAAAGAATTTAAATGTCCTTTTAAAACTACTCTATTACGTTTATTAAGTAGAAATCGAAATGTTTTAGGTTTTCTGATATAAGGTAAGAGAAAGGTAGTTAGTCAACATGACTTTGTCTTCTtcttaaatacacaaaataaagcTGATATTACCTCCTTTTCTgtgatcttttcaaaattaaatttgtatattCCAATGACACTGGGAATGCAAAACACTAAGCTTCCTACCAAGAGGATATCCAAGcaccaaacctttttttttttcccagttatgGCTGGATTTGGCTAATTTGAATCTTGCGTGTCTCTTACCTCTGTccataatcatgtcatctgtcaTTCCAAATGTCACATGCAGGATGTTTCGAAATGCATTACGATCCAGTCCAATAACCAGACCTTGCCTCTCTACTGCTCCCACCAAGCTATAAAAAAGCTTTATAAGACAGTTCACTTCAAATTTATtaactgaaagaataaaatagatataaCAAAAGTGAATCTTTAATCTTTAAGTTCTAACTTAAATTTTGCAATAAGTTTACAGACAAACAACATCAAAGACATCAAATAGGTAATTGTCAATAGAAGACTCTCCTGTTTTGAGATTAATGACCCTTAACTTAATAGAAATTAAAGAAGTAGCATACCCTCCAAACAGGAATTCTCATGTTTAGGGAAAAGATATGAAAATGTTAGCCAAGTTACTGGAATAATGATAGTGGTGTCAGATTCTAAACTCTACAAGGCTGGTAGATATATGACTCAAAATAAGAATGGTAAGATTAAAAAATGGTaactttttctcaatatttttactATGGCATTCATGAGATTTACAACTTCTTTTCCCTGGAAATAGATGTCAGGTTCATGAGAACTAGGTAACgattttcatttcactttagGCTTCATGAATTCATAA of Macaca fascicularis isolate 582-1 chromosome 8, T2T-MFA8v1.1 contains these proteins:
- the CLXN gene encoding calaxin isoform X1; the protein is MNRKKLQKLTDTLAKNCKHFNKFEVNCLIKLFYSLVGAVERQGLVIGLDRNAFRNILHVTFGMTDDMIMDRVFRGFDKDNDGCVNVLEWIHGLSLFLRGSLEEKMKYCFEVFDLNGDGFISKEEMFHMLKNSLLKQPSEEDPDEGIKDLVEITLKKMDHDHDGKLSFADYELAVREETLLLEAFGPCLPDPKSQMEFEAQVFKDPNEFNDM
- the CLXN gene encoding calaxin isoform X2, producing the protein MTDDMIMDRVFRGFDKDNDGCVNVLEWIHGLSLFLRGSLEEKMKYCFEVFDLNGDGFISKEEMFHMLKNSLLKQPSEEDPDEGIKDLVEITLKKMDHDHDGKLSFADYELAVREETLLLEAFGPCLPDPKSQMEFEAQVFKDPNEFNDM